GTCTGAAGATGCTACTGATGAGGCCTATTCTTATGATGCTTCCACAAACACTTGGGTTGAAGCTGCTTCCTTGTCAACTGCTAGGTATAAATCCTGATCATGTATTCATGTCTATCCTTTTTTGAAAGCTAAGAAAGTTGATATTTTACAAAATAAGATAATCAGCATTGGTAGCATGAACGACTATTTAACTTTTTGTAGTATATATTAGGGAGAATATCATAATTACTTTTGGGGAATTTTCAATACCAAAAACACAATAACAAAACCACAATATTGGTATCATATATAAGTTGAAAGTAAGAACTTAATATTGTAAGTTACAAATTTGAAATTTACATTATGTCTTTATCCATCTTACTTTTAACCCCACCTACCATGGAAAAATAAATCACTTTGTTATTttaccttaaaaaaaaaaaaactttttcaggTGCTACTTTGCTTCTGAAGTTTTAGGTGAGAAGTTATATGCCATTGGAGGAATAGGTTCAAATTCAAGTGATCCTCATTCTTGGGATACTTTTGACCCTTGCACAAATACTTGGATATCTCATAGAGATCCCAATATTGTTCCCGAAATAGAAGATTCTGTAGTGATGGATGGGAAGATATACATCCGGTGCGGCAAATCTCCAGTAACTCACCGCGTGTATGGCGTTGTATATGATCCGTCGAATGGCACATGGCAGCATGCTGATACTGAGCTGGTATCAGGATGGAGCGGTCCTGCAGTTGTTGTTGATGGAGTCCTTTATGTTTTGGATGAGAGTTCGGGAACGCGGTTAATGATGTGGCATAAGGAGAGGCAGGAATGGTTGCCCGTTGGAAGATTTTCGCCGCTGCTTACAAGGCCTCCATGCCGGGTTGTTGCAGTTGGTAAGACCATTTTCGTTGTTGGCAGAGGACTTAGCACTGTGGTTATTGATGTTGGTGATTTGGGAAATATTGGAAAGAGGGTTATGATTGGTTCTTCCATTCCCAAATTAATGTCTGCTTCCAATGTAATTAGCTGTAAATGCTTGGCAAtatgaagaaagaatgaaacTCTTTTCAGCAGTTAATCATTGTTAGTGAAGTTAAAGTAAAGCACATGTATTAATGGTGCATAATTCTGAATGTATGTGTTTGTATTCAAGGGTGTTACTTTGTTGAACAACATTGCATGTTGTAACAAAAAAGATGTATGTATTATAGAATATGCTTTTATCTGCTTCAttaaaaatgtataattttttttttttaaaatacagaCAAATCACTCatgttaaaaaataactttctgttgtaaaaaatttaaacaaacaaGCCAATTGTAATTGGTACACTTTCTATTCAAGAACCAAGAATAAATGTTTCCATCAACATAACAAGGAAGAAAAAACCAAAGATAATCAgtgtaattattatttttttttttaaccaacACAAGATGGAGGAATCTGTTGGCCATAACAAGCACCATTGACAAAAGAAGACAAAGACTTGAGTTGTCCTTTGCCACCATAAGGCCGCAAATTTATGTCCACCCTTGTTATGTTCTGGCATGGCTTCCTTTTGCTGCAATTCAATTCTACTCCAATCTCAGAACTTCCACTTCCTTTAATGTTCTTGTATGTCACATCACTGATTTGAACACTTGAAGCCAccttaaaaagacaaaaataaaatcttaggCTCAGTTTTAGCAACAATATGATGATAATTTCaatataaacaaaaacaaaaaaagaaaagatgttAAGAGGTACTAACCTGATTGCTACAACCATGACTTGGACAATAAGCTTGATCAATGATAATAGGACTAAAAACTTTATCCATGAAAATGTCTTGAAAGAGAAAATTAGAAGCCCTAAGAGGTTTACTCAAGGAAGCAGCCCAAGTTTTGATTCTAAGGCCATTACTAGTACCACTAAATGTGCAATTCTTCACAACAATGTTTTGAACATCTTTTTCTCCATCATTTTTTCCAAGGCTTCCAACACTAATTCCATGGCCAGGGCCACAATGAACACCAAAGATGGTAATGTTCTTAGCACCAGAAATCATAGCAATGCAATCATCACCAGTGGCTATAGTAGCACTTGTGATGTTTATATTATTGGATTCACCAATTTTGATGCCATCAGTGTTAGGGCTATCCCCAGGTGCTGATATCTTTAGCCTTTCCAATTTCACATTTTCACTTCCAAATATCATAAAGTGTCCACCTTTAGGGTTAATTGATTTCAAGTCATGGATTTTACCATtgttgatgaagtcaaaccTCACTGTCTGATCAAAAGTATCCACACAAAAGTGAAAAGAGAAGTACAATGTCATtatcattataaaatataacattttgCTAACAACAATTTTATAAACCAGTT
This sequence is a window from Arachis duranensis cultivar V14167 chromosome 2, aradu.V14167.gnm2.J7QH, whole genome shotgun sequence. Protein-coding genes within it:
- the LOC107472344 gene encoding F-box/kelch-repeat protein SKIP4 — its product is MDDSKESLTDANEAEATTSTLIAGLPDDISLCCLARIPRKHHSVLKCVSKRWRDLVCSEEWYQYRRKHKLDETWIYALCRGELEDQICCYVLDPNSSRRSWKLIPGLPPRMLKRKGMGFEALGNKLFLFGGCGWSEDATDEAYSYDASTNTWVEAASLSTARCYFASEVLGEKLYAIGGIGSNSSDPHSWDTFDPCTNTWISHRDPNIVPEIEDSVVMDGKIYIRCGKSPVTHRVYGVVYDPSNGTWQHADTELVSGWSGPAVVVDGVLYVLDESSGTRLMMWHKERQEWLPVGRFSPLLTRPPCRVVAVGKTIFVVGRGLSTVVIDVGDLGNIGKRVMIGSSIPKLMSASNVISCKCLAI
- the LOC107472802 gene encoding exopolygalacturonase codes for the protein MIRWMLLILFSLIFIAEARLESKVFNVKSYGAVANGNTDNSVAFLKAWNDACNWNGKAQVFIPKGTYMLNSIVFKGPCKAFRMGFVIKGILKAPPYPSLFNTDKWIGFLYVNKLTLSGGGTLDGQGASSWPHNNCNKDPHCPTLPITVRFDFINNGKIHDLKSINPKGGHFMIFGSENVKLERLKISAPGDSPNTDGIKIGESNNINITSATIATGDDCIAMISGAKNITIFGVHCGPGHGISVGSLGKNDGEKDVQNIVVKNCTFSGTSNGLRIKTWAASLSKPLRASNFLFQDIFMDKVFSPIIIDQAYCPSHGCSNQVASSVQISDVTYKNIKGSGSSEIGVELNCSKRKPCQNITRVDINLRPYGGKGQLKSLSSFVNGACYGQQIPPSCVG